The genomic interval GGCATCCTGCCTGAACCATGCCCCGGCAGACCCGGACCGGGAACGTGGTCAACGGTTCGTAGGCGGGGGGGGTGAGCGCGTCTCCCGTGCGCGCGCAGAACCGCGCGCCGTGCCTGGGGCAGACGATTTCTTCGCCGTCCAGCAATTCCGCGGCGGCAAGCCCGGTGCGGAATATGGGGGAAAAGTCGTGGCTGCACTCGTCCGCCACGGCATAGAACCGCCCGCCGACATTGATGACCGCGACCGGGGTATCCGCCACCGTCGCCACCCGAAAGCCCCCGGGGCCGATCTCCTCCACGGGGGCGATATCGAACCAGTCTTCGCCGTCCGCCATCAGAACAACCCCGCCTCCAGGCGGGCCGCTTCCGACATCCTGCTCTGATCCCAGGGCGGCTCGAAGGTGAGCTCCACGTTGACCTCCGTTACGTTGGGGACGGAGGCGACCGCGGCGCGGACATCTTCCGCCAGAAATTGGCCCATGCCGCAACCGGGAGCGGTCAAGGTCATGGCGATCTCAACCCGGTTGCGGCCCTTCTCCCCCAGCGGCGTCACCTTGCAGTCGTAGATCAGGCCGAGGTCAACGATGTTGATGGGGATCTCCGGGTCGTAACAGCCCCTGAGCTTTTCCCATATCAGCGGTTCTTCGACGCTGCCGTCGCCTTGCGGCGCGGCGGGCGGCGCCGTCTCCTCCTCCGTCTCGGGGACGTCGAAGCCCAGGGCGTCGGCATCCTTGCCGGCGACGCGCGCCAGGTTGCCGTTGACGTTCAACGTGTATCCGCCGCCCAGCGCCTGCACGATGAACGCCACGCTGCCGGCCGGGAGGAGGATCCGCGTCCCCGCGGGGATCAGGACCGCGGCGCAGTCCCGCTCCAGGGTGACCGGCTTGTCTATATCCGCCATGTCGGTCGGGTTCATTCCGTGGATACCGCTTCCTGGGAGCCGGCCAGGGCGGCGCGCAAGGTGTGCCAGCTCAAGGTAGCGCATTTGACGCGCGACGGGTAGTCCTTCACGCCCGCCAGGGCGGCGAGTTTGCCCATGCGCTCCGGGGCGGCGGATTCCCCCGATGCCGTCACCATTTCCTGGAATTCCTGCATGAAGCGCTGCGCCTCCTCCTCGGTCCTGCCCTTGACGGCTTCGGTCATCAAGGAGGCCGATGCGATGGAGATCGCGCATCCCGTACCTTGAAAGGTTGCGTCCTCGATGCGCGAGGACCTGACATTGAGGTACAGGACAATCCGGTCTCCGCAGAGGGGATTGTAGCCTTCCACGCGCCGGTCGGCAGCGGCCAGCTCCCGGAAATTGCGGGGGTTCCGATTGTGGTCTATGACC from Gammaproteobacteria bacterium carries:
- a CDS encoding SUF system NifU family Fe-S cluster assembly protein; the protein is MSDLRDLYRDVVIDHNRNPRNFRELAAADRRVEGYNPLCGDRIVLYLNVRSSRIEDATFQGTGCAISIASASLMTEAVKGRTEEEAQRFMQEFQEMVTASGESAAPERMGKLAALAGVKDYPSRVKCATLSWHTLRAALAGSQEAVSTE
- the sufT gene encoding putative Fe-S cluster assembly protein SufT; translation: MNPTDMADIDKPVTLERDCAAVLIPAGTRILLPAGSVAFIVQALGGGYTLNVNGNLARVAGKDADALGFDVPETEEETAPPAAPQGDGSVEEPLIWEKLRGCYDPEIPINIVDLGLIYDCKVTPLGEKGRNRVEIAMTLTAPGCGMGQFLAEDVRAAVASVPNVTEVNVELTFEPPWDQSRMSEAARLEAGLF
- a CDS encoding non-heme iron oxygenase ferredoxin subunit, yielding MADGEDWFDIAPVEEIGPGGFRVATVADTPVAVINVGGRFYAVADECSHDFSPIFRTGLAAAELLDGEEIVCPRHGARFCARTGDALTPPAYEPLTTFPVRVCRGMVQAGCRKRD